A single region of the Thermoleophilum album genome encodes:
- a CDS encoding NAD(P)/FAD-dependent oxidoreductase has product MPTRRTKRGAARTPLAGEWDVLVCGASFAGLAVARELAGTGARVLVVDRYEIGERATSACGIPTCWLEACGLMGAHRQTFGRLVIHTPLGSVRLELPWTFSTFDYRELCDLLWQGCDAEFETATVKGRTGNVVHTDRGDLTAPLIVDALGWRRVLAARGYQPPDAPLSRGLEVHPPGRGDEMEVWIDRSYVPAGYGWSFPARDELRIGVGSFDPRYHVREPTVRLAGDVGQPAVRFQGNWIPHRLRDATEDGVFFVGDSAGHCLPLTAEGIRTALYFGIACGRELRAVVLGMRTRDEALRRYHDFSARHAWKFRWMLRSQRLVPRLHPRALWGLLRTLERSERFTAWAFDHYLRIAPPEFARLAPPPAPRRRKSAAHHQHRAGQEERDTGHAGEIERSLLEAEQAQSVN; this is encoded by the coding sequence GTGCCCACGCGACGGACGAAGCGCGGAGCCGCACGCACGCCGCTCGCCGGCGAGTGGGACGTGCTCGTCTGCGGCGCGAGCTTCGCCGGTCTGGCGGTCGCGCGCGAGCTCGCCGGAACCGGTGCGCGCGTGCTCGTCGTCGACCGCTACGAGATCGGCGAGCGGGCGACGAGCGCCTGCGGGATCCCGACCTGCTGGCTCGAGGCGTGCGGTCTGATGGGCGCGCACCGACAGACGTTCGGTCGGCTCGTAATCCACACCCCGCTCGGCAGCGTTCGCCTCGAGCTGCCGTGGACTTTCTCGACTTTCGACTACCGCGAACTGTGCGATCTGCTCTGGCAGGGGTGCGACGCCGAGTTCGAGACGGCGACGGTGAAGGGTCGCACCGGCAACGTCGTGCACACCGACCGCGGCGACCTCACAGCGCCGCTGATCGTCGACGCGCTCGGCTGGCGCCGGGTGCTGGCAGCACGGGGATACCAGCCGCCGGACGCGCCGCTCTCGCGCGGTCTCGAGGTGCACCCACCGGGGCGTGGCGACGAGATGGAGGTATGGATCGACCGCTCCTACGTGCCGGCCGGCTACGGCTGGAGCTTCCCGGCCCGTGACGAGCTGCGGATCGGCGTCGGATCGTTCGATCCCCGCTACCACGTGCGCGAGCCGACCGTGCGCCTCGCGGGCGATGTCGGCCAACCGGCGGTGCGCTTCCAAGGCAACTGGATTCCCCACCGGCTGCGGGACGCCACCGAAGACGGTGTGTTTTTCGTCGGCGACTCGGCCGGTCACTGTCTGCCGCTGACCGCCGAGGGAATCCGCACCGCGCTGTACTTCGGCATCGCCTGCGGGCGCGAGCTGCGCGCCGTGGTGCTGGGAATGCGCACGCGCGACGAGGCGCTGCGGCGCTACCACGACTTCTCGGCCCGCCACGCCTGGAAGTTCCGCTGGATGCTGCGGTCGCAGCGCCTGGTGCCGCGCCTCCATCCGCGCGCGCTGTGGGGACTGCTGCGCACGCTCGAGCGCAGCGAGCGCTTCACCGCCTGGGCTTTCGACCACTACCTGCGCATCGCGCCGCCCGAGTTCGCGCGGCTAGCCCCACCCCCGGCGCCGCGCCGGAGAAAGTCAGCTGCGCACCACCAGCACCGTGCCGGCCAGGAGGAGCGCGACACCGGCCACGCGGGCGAGATCGAGCGGTCGCTGCTCGAGGCCGAACAGGCCCAGTCGGTCAACTAA
- a CDS encoding DMT family transporter, with protein sequence MSKLVAVAATVVAGGLVGLQAPINSVLGRRVGALAAASVSFAIGLVALCALTLLVGGGFGRLGAVRGLPWYYLIGGLLGAVYVTCVLISVRTIGAGGVAAATIAGQLAMSVLVDRLGLFGLEQRPLDLARVAGVALLLAGTVLVVRS encoded by the coding sequence GTGAGCAAGCTCGTGGCGGTGGCGGCGACAGTGGTGGCCGGGGGGCTCGTCGGGCTTCAGGCGCCGATCAACTCGGTGCTCGGGCGGCGCGTCGGTGCGCTGGCGGCGGCGTCGGTCTCGTTCGCTATCGGCCTCGTCGCGCTGTGCGCTCTGACGCTGCTCGTCGGCGGCGGGTTCGGACGTCTCGGCGCCGTGCGCGGCCTGCCCTGGTACTACCTGATCGGCGGTCTGCTCGGCGCGGTCTACGTCACCTGCGTGCTGATCAGCGTGCGCACCATCGGGGCCGGCGGAGTCGCGGCGGCGACGATCGCCGGCCAGTTGGCGATGTCGGTGTTAGTTGACCGACTGGGCCTGTTCGGCCTCGAGCAGCGACCGCTCGATCTCGCCCGCGTGGCCGGTGTCGCGCTCCTCCTGGCCGGCACGGTGCTGGTGGTGCGCAGCTGA
- the polA gene encoding DNA polymerase I, which yields MAGNGTRELVLIDGNSLAYRAFFALPEDLATSRGEPTNAIFGFASMLVKLVQEHGLQPTLVVWDGGTSGRAELYDDYKAQRDETPDLLQQQLPALPEIVEAFGFRNLRVDGYEADDVIATIARRAASAGLDVLVVTGDRDLFQIVDDRIRVLATARGITETKLYDRDAVVARYGIPPELVPDFVGLKGDTSDNIPGVPGIGEKTAAELLQRFGSLEEVLARVDEVSGTKRRENLRAHAEDARVSKQLATVVDTVPVELDPAALAPPEPHRGRLREAFMRFELREPLRRLEEALGPLGEGAAGDAPQDEAGIAVATEAVPLPELRERAGAMGPLAVAVADDGSDSELAVAAWTGNGPVAVATAESADALLFALDGASVAAHDWKPLLRRASDPRLGPRLVHDTRIAAWLLDSLRRRYELEELAQAAGIAVRVDEAPRPATPGKDNEEDGGGDEERRARRNAVARAAALTALLAEHQRAELERAGLAQLFADVELPLVPIIAAMERAGIKLDVAELERVSEGLAERIAELEREIWELAGERFTIGSPQQLARILFEKLGLSRKRRGKTGFSTDARVLQQIRHEHPIVPLIESWRELTKLKSTYIDTLPSYVGPDGRLHTTFNQTGTATGRLSSTNPNLQNIPIKSELGKGIRAAFVAEPGWVLVSADYSQVELRLLAHIAGEERLKEFFRAGVDVHSATAAEILGTDPDKADAATRSKAKMVNYGIVYGLSAFGLADRLNIPREEAQEFIDRYFERFPAIRAFIDRTIEQARREGQVRTLFGRVRRIPELASRQWQTQQLGERLAVNMVIQGTAADVMKVAMVRCDRALREERLRARLVLQIHDELLFEAPAAEAEALAAIVRREMVAALPIDPPLAVDVGVGRNWLEAK from the coding sequence GTGGCTGGGAACGGCACGCGCGAGCTTGTCCTGATCGACGGCAACAGCCTCGCGTACCGTGCCTTTTTCGCCTTGCCCGAAGATCTCGCAACGTCGCGCGGCGAGCCGACCAACGCGATCTTCGGGTTCGCGTCGATGCTCGTGAAGCTCGTCCAGGAGCATGGCTTGCAGCCGACGCTGGTGGTGTGGGACGGCGGCACGTCGGGACGCGCCGAGCTCTACGACGACTACAAAGCGCAGCGCGACGAAACGCCGGACCTTTTGCAACAGCAGCTGCCGGCGCTGCCCGAGATCGTCGAGGCTTTCGGCTTTCGCAACCTGCGTGTCGACGGTTACGAAGCCGATGACGTGATCGCGACGATCGCGCGGAGGGCGGCTAGCGCCGGTCTCGACGTCCTGGTCGTCACCGGCGACCGCGACCTCTTCCAGATCGTCGACGACCGCATCCGCGTGCTCGCCACCGCGCGTGGCATCACCGAGACCAAGCTCTACGACCGCGACGCGGTGGTCGCGCGCTACGGCATCCCGCCCGAGCTGGTTCCCGATTTCGTGGGGCTCAAGGGCGACACTTCCGACAACATTCCGGGCGTCCCAGGTATCGGCGAGAAGACGGCCGCCGAGCTGTTGCAACGTTTCGGCAGCCTCGAAGAGGTGCTCGCGCGCGTCGACGAAGTTTCCGGTACGAAGCGGCGCGAGAACTTGCGCGCTCACGCCGAAGACGCGCGTGTCTCGAAGCAGCTCGCGACGGTCGTCGACACCGTTCCGGTCGAGCTGGACCCAGCCGCTCTCGCCCCTCCCGAGCCCCACCGCGGGCGCCTGCGCGAGGCGTTCATGCGCTTCGAGCTGCGCGAGCCCCTGCGGCGGCTGGAGGAGGCGCTCGGTCCGCTGGGGGAAGGCGCGGCCGGCGACGCTCCGCAGGACGAGGCCGGCATCGCCGTCGCCACCGAGGCGGTGCCGCTGCCCGAGCTGCGCGAGCGCGCGGGCGCTATGGGCCCCCTTGCCGTCGCAGTCGCTGACGACGGCAGCGACAGCGAGCTCGCGGTCGCCGCCTGGACCGGGAACGGACCGGTGGCGGTGGCGACCGCCGAGAGCGCCGACGCGCTGCTTTTCGCGCTCGACGGGGCGAGCGTCGCCGCGCACGACTGGAAGCCGCTTCTGCGCCGGGCTAGCGATCCCCGCCTCGGTCCCCGCCTCGTCCACGACACGCGTATCGCCGCCTGGCTTCTCGACTCGCTGCGCCGCCGCTACGAGCTCGAGGAGCTAGCGCAAGCGGCTGGGATCGCTGTGCGCGTCGACGAAGCGCCGAGGCCCGCCACGCCCGGCAAAGACAACGAGGAGGATGGCGGTGGCGATGAAGAGCGCCGCGCTCGCCGGAACGCCGTCGCCCGCGCCGCAGCGCTCACAGCGCTGCTCGCCGAGCACCAGCGCGCCGAGCTCGAACGCGCCGGTCTCGCTCAGCTTTTCGCCGACGTCGAGTTGCCGCTCGTCCCGATCATCGCCGCGATGGAGCGGGCGGGAATCAAGCTCGATGTCGCCGAGCTCGAACGGGTCTCGGAGGGGCTCGCCGAGCGCATCGCCGAACTGGAGCGCGAGATCTGGGAACTCGCCGGCGAACGGTTCACCATCGGTTCGCCCCAGCAGCTCGCGCGCATCCTTTTCGAGAAGCTCGGTCTCAGCCGCAAGCGACGCGGCAAGACGGGCTTTTCGACCGACGCGCGCGTGCTGCAGCAGATCCGCCACGAGCATCCGATCGTGCCGCTGATCGAGAGCTGGCGCGAGCTCACGAAGCTGAAGTCGACGTACATCGACACCCTGCCGTCCTACGTCGGGCCCGACGGTCGCCTCCACACCACCTTCAACCAGACGGGCACGGCGACCGGGCGTTTGTCGAGCACCAACCCCAACCTCCAGAACATCCCGATCAAGAGCGAGCTCGGCAAAGGTATCCGCGCGGCGTTCGTCGCCGAGCCGGGTTGGGTGCTGGTCTCGGCCGACTACTCGCAGGTCGAGCTGCGGCTGCTCGCCCACATCGCCGGGGAAGAGCGGCTCAAGGAGTTCTTCCGTGCCGGTGTTGACGTCCACTCGGCGACCGCCGCCGAGATCCTCGGCACCGATCCCGACAAGGCCGACGCCGCCACCCGTTCGAAAGCCAAGATGGTCAACTACGGCATCGTCTACGGCCTCTCGGCCTTCGGGTTGGCCGATCGCCTGAACATCCCGCGCGAGGAGGCGCAGGAGTTCATCGACCGCTACTTCGAGCGCTTCCCGGCGATCCGCGCGTTCATCGACCGCACGATCGAGCAGGCGCGGCGGGAAGGGCAGGTGCGCACGCTGTTCGGACGTGTGCGCCGGATCCCCGAGCTCGCCTCGCGCCAGTGGCAGACCCAGCAGCTCGGCGAGAGGCTGGCGGTGAACATGGTGATCCAGGGGACGGCCGCCGACGTGATGAAGGTGGCGATGGTGCGCTGCGATCGGGCGCTACGCGAAGAGCGTCTGCGAGCACGGCTGGTCCTGCAAATCCACGACGAGCTGCTGTTCGAGGCGCCCGCGGCGGAGGCGGAGGCGCTCGCCGCGATCGTACGCCGCGAGATGGTGGCCGCGCTGCCGATCGACCCGCCGCTCGCTGTCGACGTGGGGGTGGGGCGCAACTGGCTGGAGGCGAAGTGA
- a CDS encoding NAD-dependent malic enzyme, producing the protein MATPSAQYSVTLRVELPHGGVLSKVTAAISRAGGAIVAVDTVEASGDSTVREITVECTSPQHRGEVITAVQAVRQARVLEITDRTFEVHRGGKLHTGLNHPIKTRDDLSMAYTPGVARVCMAIAENRQKAFKYTIKGNTVAVVSDGTAVLGLGDIGPEAAMPVMEGKAMLFKEFADVDAFPICLATKDVDEIVETVKRISPTFGGINLEDISSPRCFEIEQRLVEELDIPVFHDDQHGTAIVTLAALINACRLTGRRLSDLSVCMVGAGAAGVAVAKILMQAGVTRIVACDRFGAIHREREDYVAGKMNAPKRWLAENTNPECRAGKPSDVIEGTDLFIGLSGPGIISARDLQKMNPEPFVFAMANPEPEVRPEEAAPYVRVMATGRSDYPNQINNVLAFPGVFRGALDVRAERITDEMKLAAARGIAEVVGDDELDEDYIVPSVFNRDVVHAVAEAVAQEALRSGTARATTPPEARRPAAVA; encoded by the coding sequence ATGGCTACACCTTCCGCTCAGTACTCCGTCACACTCCGCGTCGAGCTGCCACACGGCGGGGTGCTGAGCAAGGTAACCGCCGCCATATCGCGCGCCGGCGGGGCGATCGTCGCGGTCGACACGGTCGAGGCGAGCGGCGATTCGACCGTCCGCGAGATCACCGTCGAGTGCACGAGCCCGCAACACCGCGGCGAGGTGATCACGGCCGTCCAAGCGGTCCGCCAGGCACGCGTACTCGAGATCACCGATCGCACGTTCGAGGTGCACCGTGGCGGCAAGCTGCACACCGGCCTCAACCACCCGATCAAGACGCGTGACGACCTGTCGATGGCCTACACGCCCGGGGTCGCGCGCGTCTGCATGGCGATCGCCGAGAACCGCCAGAAGGCGTTCAAGTACACGATCAAGGGCAACACCGTTGCGGTTGTGTCCGACGGCACGGCCGTGCTCGGGCTTGGCGATATCGGCCCCGAGGCGGCGATGCCGGTCATGGAGGGCAAGGCGATGCTCTTCAAGGAGTTCGCCGACGTCGACGCGTTCCCGATCTGCCTGGCCACCAAAGACGTCGACGAGATCGTCGAGACGGTGAAGCGGATCTCGCCCACCTTCGGCGGCATCAACCTCGAGGACATCTCGTCGCCGCGCTGCTTCGAGATCGAGCAGCGCCTCGTCGAGGAGCTCGACATTCCCGTCTTCCACGACGACCAACACGGCACCGCGATCGTCACGCTGGCCGCGCTGATCAACGCCTGCCGACTCACCGGCCGCCGTTTGAGCGACCTGTCGGTGTGCATGGTCGGGGCGGGAGCGGCCGGTGTAGCGGTGGCGAAGATCCTCATGCAAGCTGGCGTCACCCGCATCGTCGCCTGCGACCGCTTCGGCGCTATCCACCGCGAACGCGAGGACTACGTCGCCGGCAAGATGAACGCGCCCAAACGCTGGCTGGCCGAGAACACCAACCCCGAGTGCCGGGCCGGCAAACCGAGCGACGTGATCGAAGGCACCGACCTCTTCATCGGGCTGTCCGGCCCCGGCATCATCAGCGCGCGCGACTTGCAGAAGATGAATCCCGAGCCGTTCGTTTTCGCGATGGCCAACCCCGAGCCGGAGGTACGCCCCGAGGAGGCAGCCCCCTACGTGCGCGTCATGGCCACCGGCCGTTCCGACTACCCGAACCAGATCAACAACGTGCTCGCCTTCCCGGGCGTTTTCCGCGGGGCGTTGGACGTTCGCGCCGAGCGCATCACGGACGAGATGAAGCTCGCGGCCGCGCGCGGCATCGCCGAAGTCGTCGGCGACGACGAGCTTGACGAGGACTACATCGTGCCGAGCGTGTTCAACCGCGACGTGGTGCACGCCGTCGCGGAGGCGGTGGCGCAGGAGGCGCTCCGCAGCGGTACGGCTCGCGCGACGACGCCGCCGGAGGCCCGGCGCCCCGCCGCGGTCGCTTAG
- a CDS encoding TIGR01777 family oxidoreductase, with translation MRVLVTGASGTIGSALARALAARGDTVIGLSRNPARAAARLPQLDWHRWDPPAAPPRQALAGCDAVVNLVGERIDQRLTAAAKERIRTSRIDATNALVDALAALPDGERPRALVSQSAVGYYGDRGDEELTERSAPGDDFLARVCVDWERAAQRAEGAGVRVCVLRTGLVLDRSSGLLGRLLPIFRLGLGGRVGSGRQWMPWIHLEDEVGLLLWALDHEVHGTVNATAPNPVRNGEFTRTLARTLRRPALFPVPRAALALVFGGELAAVLVASQRALPARALEEGYRFRWPDLDGALEHLVGRSPR, from the coding sequence ATGCGCGTCCTCGTCACCGGTGCTAGCGGCACGATCGGCTCCGCCCTTGCGCGGGCGCTCGCCGCGCGCGGCGACACTGTCATCGGGCTGAGCCGCAACCCGGCGCGGGCAGCAGCACGGTTGCCCCAGCTCGACTGGCACCGCTGGGATCCGCCGGCAGCGCCACCCCGGCAAGCGCTGGCGGGCTGCGACGCGGTCGTCAACCTGGTCGGCGAGCGCATCGACCAGCGCCTCACGGCCGCAGCCAAGGAGCGGATCCGCACGAGTCGGATCGACGCGACCAACGCGCTCGTCGACGCGCTCGCCGCGCTTCCCGACGGGGAGCGGCCGCGCGCGCTCGTGAGCCAGTCGGCGGTCGGCTACTACGGCGACCGGGGCGACGAGGAGCTCACCGAGCGAAGCGCTCCCGGCGACGACTTTCTCGCGCGGGTGTGCGTCGACTGGGAGCGTGCGGCGCAACGCGCCGAGGGCGCGGGCGTGCGCGTGTGCGTGCTGCGCACGGGGCTCGTACTCGACCGCAGCAGTGGCCTGCTCGGGCGCCTTTTGCCCATCTTCCGGCTGGGCCTGGGCGGCCGCGTCGGCAGTGGCCGCCAGTGGATGCCGTGGATCCACCTCGAGGACGAGGTCGGACTGCTTTTGTGGGCGCTCGACCACGAGGTGCACGGCACGGTGAACGCGACGGCGCCCAACCCTGTGCGCAACGGCGAGTTCACCCGCACGCTGGCGCGAACGCTGCGCCGACCGGCGCTCTTCCCGGTCCCGCGCGCGGCGCTCGCGCTCGTCTTCGGGGGCGAACTCGCCGCTGTGTTGGTCGCCAGCCAGCGCGCTCTGCCGGCGCGAGCGCTGGAAGAGGGTTACCGCTTCCGCTGGCCCGATCTAGACGGTGCGCTCGAACACCTCGTCGGCCGGTCGCCGCGCTGA
- a CDS encoding amylo-alpha-1,6-glucosidase codes for MSSSTVSVLDGSTFVVADGVGDIDASRNPDHGFYVDDTRVLSLFRLRVDGSDLTALSVSSERHLHARFFLVPAARRKFDDPRLSVIRERVVREEWVEQLTVFNHTPQRTRVELEVEIDADFADLFEVKEGAVRPRPAERRILGDRLLLRYRREQFERGVELAVIPETGGDSGDGASGGAAVASAVTVQPRFDGRGLRIPIELAGRGSARLELHFRPLGEGRSSDSGERPTFAAALAAARARREQWQREAPELTTDWTELEQLWRASIADLAALRFRPRHTGAVELPAAGLPWFMALFGRDTLIASYQALPFLPDLARAALRTLAALQATSDDPERDAEPGKIIHELRSGELAAFGDSPHSPYYGSADATPLFLVLLDEYHRWTGDDVLVRELEPNARAALRWIDRYGDRDGDGFVEYATRNPMRGLRNQCWKDSWNSIVFADGSIAEPPIASCEVQGYVFDAKRRCARLAREVWGDPALAERLEAQATDLARQFDAAFWLDERGFYALALDRNKRPCDVLTSNVGHLLWSGIVPPERAARLAELITSERLSSGFGIRTLAADELAYNPVGYHNGSVWPHDSALVAHGLRRYGFAHEATAIACALVDAAKPFAFTLPEVYAGYPRSLTAVPVEYPTSSRPQAWAAGAGLLVVRVLMGLEPASAGARTDALVCDRAERIELRGVRVGARRVTLVSTPAPATTNL; via the coding sequence ATGTCGAGTTCCACTGTGAGCGTGCTCGACGGGTCGACGTTCGTCGTCGCCGACGGCGTCGGTGATATCGACGCTTCCCGCAACCCCGACCACGGGTTCTACGTCGACGACACCCGTGTCCTGTCGCTTTTCCGCTTGCGGGTCGACGGCAGCGATCTGACCGCTTTGTCGGTGAGCAGCGAGCGCCACCTCCACGCCCGCTTCTTTCTCGTGCCGGCGGCGCGACGCAAGTTCGACGACCCGCGCCTGTCGGTGATCCGGGAGCGTGTGGTGCGCGAGGAGTGGGTCGAACAGTTGACCGTTTTCAACCACACCCCCCAGCGCACCAGGGTCGAGCTAGAGGTCGAGATCGACGCCGACTTCGCCGACCTGTTCGAGGTCAAGGAGGGTGCGGTGCGGCCGCGCCCGGCCGAGAGGCGCATCCTGGGCGACAGACTGCTACTGCGCTACCGCCGCGAGCAGTTCGAGCGCGGGGTCGAGTTGGCGGTCATTCCCGAAACCGGCGGCGACAGCGGCGACGGTGCCAGTGGGGGTGCGGCGGTGGCGTCCGCCGTCACCGTACAGCCCCGCTTCGACGGCCGCGGCTTGCGCATCCCGATCGAGCTCGCCGGGCGCGGCTCGGCCCGGCTCGAGCTCCACTTCCGACCGCTCGGGGAAGGGCGCAGCAGCGACAGCGGCGAGCGCCCCACTTTCGCCGCTGCGCTCGCGGCGGCACGCGCCCGCCGCGAGCAGTGGCAGCGCGAGGCGCCCGAGCTCACCACCGACTGGACCGAGCTGGAGCAGCTGTGGCGCGCGAGCATCGCCGACCTTGCCGCGCTCCGTTTCCGCCCGCGCCACACCGGCGCCGTCGAGCTGCCAGCGGCCGGCCTGCCCTGGTTCATGGCGCTGTTCGGGCGCGACACGCTGATCGCTAGCTACCAGGCGCTGCCCTTTCTGCCGGACCTCGCGCGCGCAGCGCTGCGCACGCTCGCTGCCCTGCAGGCGACCAGCGACGACCCCGAGCGTGACGCCGAGCCAGGCAAGATCATCCACGAGCTGCGCTCGGGCGAGCTCGCCGCGTTCGGCGATTCGCCGCACTCGCCTTACTACGGCTCGGCCGACGCCACCCCGTTGTTCTTGGTGCTGCTCGACGAGTACCACCGCTGGACGGGCGACGACGTCTTGGTGCGCGAGCTCGAGCCGAACGCCCGCGCCGCGCTGCGTTGGATCGACCGCTACGGCGATCGCGACGGCGACGGTTTCGTCGAGTACGCGACCCGCAACCCGATGCGCGGTTTGCGCAACCAGTGCTGGAAGGACTCCTGGAACTCGATCGTGTTCGCCGACGGCAGCATCGCCGAACCGCCGATCGCGAGCTGCGAGGTGCAGGGCTACGTGTTCGATGCCAAACGCCGCTGCGCGCGCCTGGCGCGGGAGGTGTGGGGCGACCCCGCGCTCGCCGAACGGCTCGAGGCGCAGGCCACCGACCTCGCCCGCCAGTTCGACGCGGCCTTCTGGCTCGACGAGCGCGGTTTTTACGCCCTCGCGCTCGATCGCAACAAGCGTCCGTGCGACGTTTTGACGTCGAACGTCGGGCACTTGCTGTGGAGCGGCATCGTCCCACCCGAGCGCGCCGCGCGGCTCGCCGAGCTGATCACCTCCGAGCGCCTGTCGAGCGGGTTCGGCATCAGGACGCTCGCCGCCGACGAGCTCGCCTACAACCCTGTCGGCTACCACAACGGCAGCGTCTGGCCGCACGACAGCGCGCTCGTCGCGCATGGGCTGCGTCGCTACGGTTTCGCGCACGAGGCTACGGCGATCGCCTGCGCCCTCGTCGACGCCGCGAAGCCGTTCGCGTTCACCCTGCCAGAGGTCTACGCCGGCTACCCGCGATCGCTGACCGCGGTTCCCGTCGAGTACCCCACTTCGTCGCGCCCTCAGGCGTGGGCCGCAGGTGCAGGTCTCTTGGTCGTGCGGGTGCTGATGGGTCTCGAGCCGGCCTCCGCCGGGGCGCGCACGGACGCGCTTGTGTGCGACCGCGCGGAGCGGATCGAGCTGCGCGGGGTGCGCGTCGGCGCCCGGCGTGTGACGCTCGTGTCCACGCCTGCGCCGGCCACCACCAACCTGTAG
- a CDS encoding ABC transporter substrate-binding protein: MSWRVYVPPPVGHRRASAQGRAARTVALLAAALALALFTGCGSERVAARSEAGTLVAVSAPARGPQAGLARAFAAGVAEGVRRAQRHGGPALEVLRLDSSAPDGSGTDPERVAANVATLLRRGRVRLYLGDLDSQATAVALPELNRAGVPVVTGAPGAVGFDARGPGRLTGEPARYYPHGDRTLVRLVPNDSARTRLAAQLFARQRCRSSVVLSDGTLDGEAARLAFRAAARTAGLRAPTEWTYEGGRLDTAVAAELAAAPRPLCVLAATGGGARGLALLASAAAAASGGVVVAFDRFDARARALVARRARSTVLVATWFRSPGEDAYRELGRRAGRVAARALAARPRDRLSLARLMARLRREAEREALSSLRAAPLARPRD, from the coding sequence ATGAGCTGGCGTGTGTACGTGCCGCCGCCGGTGGGACACCGACGCGCGAGCGCGCAGGGACGCGCTGCGCGCACGGTGGCGCTACTCGCTGCGGCGCTCGCTCTCGCCCTGTTCACCGGTTGTGGTAGCGAGCGAGTGGCGGCGCGTTCCGAAGCGGGCACGCTCGTCGCTGTCAGCGCACCCGCTCGCGGGCCGCAGGCCGGTCTGGCTCGCGCTTTCGCCGCCGGGGTGGCGGAGGGTGTGCGCCGGGCCCAGCGGCACGGCGGTCCGGCGCTCGAGGTATTGCGTCTCGACTCTTCAGCACCCGACGGCAGCGGGACCGACCCCGAGCGAGTGGCCGCCAACGTCGCGACGCTGTTGCGTCGCGGCCGCGTGCGGCTGTACCTGGGCGACCTCGACAGTCAAGCCACGGCAGTCGCGCTGCCGGAGCTGAACCGCGCCGGCGTTCCGGTCGTGACCGGCGCCCCCGGTGCGGTCGGTTTCGATGCCCGGGGACCGGGGCGGCTTACCGGCGAGCCGGCTCGCTACTACCCGCACGGCGATCGAACGCTGGTGCGCCTCGTCCCCAACGACAGTGCGCGCACGCGGCTTGCTGCGCAGCTGTTCGCGCGCCAGCGGTGCCGCTCGTCGGTAGTTCTGAGCGACGGGACGCTCGACGGCGAGGCGGCGCGCCTGGCCTTTCGTGCTGCCGCGCGCACCGCTGGTCTCCGCGCGCCTACAGAATGGACGTACGAAGGCGGGCGGCTCGACACCGCGGTAGCGGCCGAGCTGGCAGCGGCGCCGCGTCCGCTCTGCGTTTTGGCAGCCACCGGTGGCGGCGCGCGCGGATTGGCACTGCTTGCGAGCGCAGCGGCCGCCGCCAGCGGCGGCGTTGTCGTCGCCTTCGACCGCTTCGACGCTCGCGCACGGGCACTGGTTGCGCGGCGCGCGCGCAGCACGGTGCTCGTAGCGACATGGTTCCGGAGTCCCGGCGAGGACGCCTACCGGGAGCTCGGACGGCGAGCCGGCCGAGTGGCGGCGCGGGCGCTCGCTGCGCGCCCCCGCGACCGGCTTTCGCTCGCCCGGTTGATGGCGCGGCTGCGGCGAGAGGCGGAGCGCGAAGCGCTGTCGTCGTTGCGGGCCGCGCCGCTCGCCCGGCCTCGCGACTAG